In Hydrogenovibrio thermophilus, the following are encoded in one genomic region:
- a CDS encoding peptidoglycan DD-metalloendopeptidase family protein, protein MKQALIGLLLIEVVWLITGCAPARYRGEAGSRAYFDDLSGCGSVYVVRSGDTLSEIAARCDVDMMALADKNHLVPPYTLYVKQELTIPSGSSSRSTVSHRSAKTQPSSSAYKKANFSWPVKKKLKYEYVKDASGLNSLRIYGGIGDGVYAVAAGKVVYAGNGIRQYGNMVVIKHDTEHLTVYAHNDSLQVKEGQRVKKGQLIATLGQTGSVKKPELYVEARYRGRKIDIKKLF, encoded by the coding sequence ATGAAGCAGGCACTCATCGGATTATTGCTGATAGAAGTGGTATGGCTGATTACAGGCTGTGCACCGGCAAGATACCGTGGTGAAGCCGGGAGTAGGGCCTATTTCGATGACCTGTCCGGTTGCGGTTCGGTGTATGTGGTGCGGAGCGGGGATACCTTAAGTGAAATCGCCGCTCGTTGCGATGTTGATATGATGGCGCTGGCGGATAAAAATCATTTGGTGCCGCCTTATACCTTGTATGTCAAACAGGAATTGACCATTCCAAGCGGTTCATCAAGCCGGAGCACGGTTTCCCACCGTTCTGCAAAAACACAACCTTCCTCCAGTGCCTATAAGAAAGCGAATTTCAGTTGGCCGGTCAAAAAGAAACTCAAATACGAATACGTGAAGGATGCATCCGGTTTGAACAGCTTGCGTATTTATGGTGGTATCGGCGATGGAGTGTATGCGGTGGCGGCCGGTAAGGTCGTGTATGCCGGTAACGGAATTCGTCAGTACGGCAATATGGTGGTTATTAAACACGATACCGAGCATTTAACCGTTTACGCCCATAATGATTCCTTGCAGGTTAAGGAAGGGCAGCGGGTGAAGAAAGGCCAGCTTATCGCGACCTTAGGGCAAACCGGTAGTGTGAAAAAGCCGGAGTTGTACGTCGAAGCCCGTTATCGTGGCCGGAAAATCGACATTAAAAAACTCTTTTAA